A stretch of the Paenibacillus dendritiformis genome encodes the following:
- the phoU gene encoding phosphate signaling complex protein PhoU gives MIKRREFDLGLDELSRLLEQMGSHVERALFESIESLKTMDAERARAIINEDPTLNRMEDDIIELGSKLILTQQPVAKDLRRILVAFRISSDLERMGDLSIDIAKVVLRMEGQTLMKPLIDLPRMAEIVQQMITDSIRAYIQEDIDLAYKMAKDDDQVDQLYSQIFRELLSYVLENPHNASQAMLLTFVGRYIERIADHATNIGESVVYLVTNERPDLNS, from the coding sequence ATGATTAAGCGCAGGGAATTCGATCTGGGATTGGATGAGCTCAGCCGCCTGCTCGAACAAATGGGCAGTCACGTGGAGCGCGCGCTGTTCGAATCGATAGAATCATTGAAGACGATGGACGCGGAGCGCGCCCGGGCAATCATCAACGAGGATCCGACTCTGAACCGGATGGAAGATGATATTATCGAGCTGGGCTCGAAGCTGATTTTGACGCAGCAGCCGGTCGCCAAAGATCTGCGGCGCATCCTTGTCGCCTTCCGCATCTCCAGCGACTTGGAGCGGATGGGCGACCTGTCGATCGACATCGCCAAGGTCGTGCTGCGGATGGAAGGTCAGACACTGATGAAGCCGCTCATTGACCTGCCGCGCATGGCGGAGATTGTCCAGCAGATGATTACCGATTCGATTCGGGCCTATATCCAGGAAGACATCGATCTGGCCTACAAAATGGCGAAGGACGATGATCAAGTCGATCAGCTGTACAGCCAAATCTTCCGCGAACTGCTCAGCTACGTGCTGGAAAATCCGCACAACGCCTCCCAGGCGATGCTGCTCACCTTCGTCGGCCGCTATATCGAACGGATTGCCGATCATGCCACCAATATCGGCGAGTCGGTCGTCTATCTCGTCACCAACGAACGTCCTGATCTGAATAGTTGA
- the pstB gene encoding phosphate ABC transporter ATP-binding protein PstB: MTTAAITKNPATTVTDLKPIINIDSLNLYYGTYHALKNVSMTIPEKAVTAFIGPSGCGKSTLLRTLNRMNDMIAGTRIEGRVEIAGTNIYSNEVDVETLRKKVGMVFQQPNPFPKSIYDNIAYGPRLHGIRNKAKLDEIVEQSLRSAVLWDEVKDYLKRSAFSLSGGQQQRLCIARALAVNPEILLMDEATSALDPISTLKIEELVQELKHQYTIVMVTHNMHQAARVSDQTVFFLNGEVVEFDQTETLFSNPSDKRTEDYITGRFG, translated from the coding sequence ATGACGACGGCGGCGATAACGAAGAATCCGGCAACGACCGTAACGGATCTGAAGCCTATCATTAATATCGACAGCCTGAACTTGTATTATGGCACCTACCATGCGCTCAAAAACGTGTCGATGACGATTCCCGAGAAGGCGGTCACCGCGTTCATCGGCCCTTCCGGCTGCGGGAAGTCGACCCTGCTCCGGACGCTGAACCGGATGAACGACATGATTGCCGGCACTCGCATCGAGGGGCGGGTAGAGATTGCCGGAACCAATATTTACAGCAATGAAGTCGATGTCGAGACGCTGCGCAAAAAAGTGGGCATGGTCTTCCAGCAGCCGAACCCTTTTCCGAAATCGATATATGACAATATTGCTTACGGCCCGCGGCTCCATGGCATTCGCAACAAGGCGAAGCTGGATGAAATCGTCGAACAAAGCCTGCGTTCCGCCGTGCTGTGGGATGAGGTGAAGGATTATTTGAAGCGGTCGGCATTCAGTCTGTCCGGGGGCCAGCAGCAGCGACTCTGCATCGCGCGCGCGTTGGCGGTGAACCCCGAGATTCTGCTGATGGATGAAGCGACATCCGCGCTGGATCCGATCTCGACGCTGAAGATCGAAGAGCTGGTACAGGAACTGAAGCATCAATATACGATTGTCATGGTTACGCACAATATGCACCAAGCCGCCCGCGTGTCGGATCAGACTGTCTTTTTCCTCAATGGGGAAGTAGTGGAGTTCGATCAGACGGAGACGCTGTTCTCCAATCCGAGCGACAAGCGGACGGAAGATTATATTACAGGACGCTTCGGCTAA
- the pstA gene encoding phosphate ABC transporter permease PstA, producing MAMLQDANRKQISTRRKIDFCLHILFVIATLIGIVALMALLVNIMMDGLSRLNADLFTNYPSRRPAAAGMKSAIVGSIYMVLIMAPISFILGVGAAIYLEEYAKKNALTRFIQLNISTLAGVPSIVYGILGLTIFVRGMGLDRSLLSGSLTMTLLVLPIIIVSAQEAIRAVPKTRRDASFALGATKWQTVSRSVMPSAISGILTGVILALSRAIGETAPLVMIGALTFVAFLPNSIMDQFTVMPIQIFNWVSRPQLAFHELAAAGIIVLLALLIVLNLSAVLLRNKYQNNR from the coding sequence ATGGCGATGTTACAAGACGCGAACCGCAAGCAGATCAGCACCCGGCGGAAAATCGATTTTTGCCTACACATTCTTTTTGTTATTGCTACCTTGATTGGAATCGTGGCGCTGATGGCGCTGCTCGTCAACATTATGATGGACGGTTTGTCGCGGCTCAATGCCGATTTGTTCACGAACTACCCGTCCCGCCGGCCTGCCGCTGCGGGGATGAAGTCGGCGATCGTCGGATCGATTTATATGGTGCTCATCATGGCGCCCATCTCATTCATTCTTGGCGTAGGAGCGGCAATCTATCTGGAAGAATACGCGAAAAAGAACGCTCTTACCCGGTTCATCCAGTTGAATATCAGCACATTGGCGGGGGTTCCGTCCATCGTGTACGGAATTCTCGGGCTTACGATTTTCGTGCGCGGCATGGGGCTTGACCGCAGCCTGCTCTCCGGCTCGCTCACGATGACCTTGCTCGTGCTGCCGATCATTATCGTATCCGCCCAAGAGGCGATTCGCGCGGTGCCGAAGACGCGGCGCGACGCTTCGTTCGCGCTTGGCGCGACCAAATGGCAGACGGTCTCTCGTTCGGTTATGCCATCGGCTATCTCCGGCATATTGACTGGCGTCATTCTGGCATTGTCCCGGGCAATTGGCGAGACTGCACCGCTTGTCATGATCGGCGCCCTGACGTTCGTGGCCTTTCTTCCGAACAGTATTATGGATCAGTTCACCGTTATGCCGATTCAGATTTTCAACTGGGTGTCGCGGCCGCAGCTGGCGTTCCATGAGTTGGCCGCAGCGGGGATCATCGTGCTGCTGGCGCTGCTCATCGTGTTGAACCTGTCAGCCGTGCTGCTCCGCAACAAATATCAGAATAACAGATAA
- the pstC gene encoding phosphate ABC transporter permease subunit PstC produces MQANVPQQEAKLTFRNRRMHLSDKIVPVLLFLCAAVSVLTTIGIVYTLFSETWNFFSRVNIADFLFGTRWSPLIQPKEFGILPLIGGTLLVTLIACLVAIPIGLASAIYLSEYAPDRVRKIVKPVLEVLAGVPTIVYGYFALTFVTPIIRDIFPSTGVFNALSAGIVVGIMIIPMVSSLSEDAMTAVPRSLRHGAYALGATRFEVALKIVVPAALSGIVSSAVLAFSRAIGETMIVTVAAGATPQLTFNPLESIQTMTAYIVQVSLGDTPHGSIEYGTIFAVGMTLFIITFLLNILALWVARRFREEY; encoded by the coding sequence ATGCAGGCGAATGTCCCGCAACAAGAAGCGAAGCTGACGTTCCGTAACCGCAGAATGCATTTGTCGGACAAAATCGTGCCGGTGCTGCTGTTCCTGTGCGCGGCCGTCTCGGTTCTGACGACGATAGGCATCGTCTATACGTTATTCTCGGAGACGTGGAACTTCTTCTCCCGCGTCAACATCGCCGACTTCCTGTTCGGCACCCGATGGAGCCCGCTCATTCAGCCGAAGGAGTTCGGCATTCTGCCGCTTATCGGCGGGACGCTGCTGGTTACGCTCATCGCTTGCCTGGTCGCTATCCCGATCGGACTGGCTAGCGCCATCTATCTGAGCGAATACGCGCCGGATCGCGTCCGCAAGATCGTCAAGCCGGTTCTGGAAGTGTTGGCTGGCGTGCCAACCATTGTCTACGGCTATTTCGCCCTCACCTTCGTCACGCCGATCATCCGGGATATCTTCCCGAGCACAGGCGTGTTCAATGCGCTCAGCGCCGGAATCGTCGTCGGCATCATGATTATCCCGATGGTCTCCTCCCTGAGCGAGGACGCGATGACGGCGGTGCCGCGCAGCCTGCGCCACGGGGCTTACGCCCTCGGGGCCACGCGCTTCGAGGTGGCGCTGAAGATTGTCGTGCCGGCCGCATTATCCGGCATCGTCTCCTCCGCCGTGCTGGCCTTCTCGCGGGCCATCGGCGAGACGATGATCGTGACGGTCGCCGCAGGGGCGACCCCGCAGCTGACGTTCAATCCGCTGGAGAGCATTCAGACGATGACGGCGTATATCGTACAGGTCAGCTTGGGCGACACGCCGCATGGATCCATTGAATACGGCACGATTTTCGCGGTCGGCATGACGCTGTTCATCATTACGTTTCTGCTTAATATATTGGCGCTTTGGGTTGCACGCCGGTTTAGGGAGGAGTATTGA
- a CDS encoding PstS family phosphate ABC transporter substrate-binding protein, which translates to MKKWGKQIMLLTLVAVMAFALAACGGKKEETSNAAGNSGTESTQTNTANNTENQGSEDKLSGTIEIDGSSTVYPMTEAIAEEFGKEHSAVRVSVGTSGTGGGFKRFIAGETAISNASRPIKDKEAEDAKANGIEYLELTVAYDGLSIVVNKDNTWVDKITLDELKKIYEPNSKVKTWADVREGWPNEEIKIYSPGADHGTFDYFTEEINGKAQESRNDGQITFSADTNAIVQGVAGDKNAIGYFGYSFFEENQDKLKLVPVDNGTATVAPTLETIKDGSYSPLSRPLLIYVSKKHLEKPEVKAYVEYYLQTAGSIAEEVGYVPLPQEKYDEQLNQLK; encoded by the coding sequence TTGAAAAAGTGGGGCAAACAAATCATGCTGCTTACTTTGGTAGCAGTCATGGCATTCGCGCTGGCGGCATGCGGCGGCAAAAAAGAAGAGACCTCGAACGCAGCCGGCAATTCGGGAACAGAATCAACGCAGACGAATACCGCTAACAATACGGAAAATCAAGGCAGCGAGGACAAATTGTCCGGCACGATCGAGATCGACGGTTCCAGCACGGTCTATCCGATGACAGAAGCGATTGCGGAAGAGTTCGGCAAGGAGCACAGCGCGGTCCGCGTCTCCGTAGGAACGTCCGGCACCGGGGGCGGCTTCAAGCGGTTCATCGCCGGCGAGACGGCCATCAGCAACGCCTCCCGCCCAATCAAGGACAAGGAAGCGGAAGACGCAAAGGCGAACGGCATCGAATATTTGGAATTGACGGTAGCTTATGACGGCTTGTCCATTGTGGTGAACAAGGACAATACTTGGGTCGACAAAATTACGCTCGACGAGCTGAAAAAAATCTATGAACCAAACTCCAAGGTCAAAACGTGGGCCGATGTGCGGGAAGGCTGGCCGAACGAGGAGATTAAAATCTACTCTCCGGGCGCGGACCATGGAACGTTCGACTATTTCACGGAAGAGATTAACGGCAAGGCGCAAGAAAGCCGCAACGACGGCCAGATTACGTTCAGCGCGGACACCAACGCCATCGTGCAAGGCGTCGCCGGAGACAAAAACGCGATCGGGTACTTCGGATACTCCTTCTTCGAAGAGAATCAAGACAAACTGAAGCTCGTTCCCGTCGATAACGGAACGGCGACAGTCGCTCCTACGCTGGAGACGATTAAAGACGGAAGCTACTCGCCATTGTCCCGTCCGCTCCTTATTTACGTAAGCAAGAAACATTTGGAGAAGCCGGAAGTGAAGGCTTATGTCGAGTACTACCTGCAGACGGCAGGCAGCATTGCCGAGGAAGTCGGCTATGTGCCGCTGCCGCAAGAGAAATATGACGAGCAGTTGAACCAGTTGAAGTAA
- a CDS encoding methyl-accepting chemotaxis protein — MTTPMFSLMNTGSPMIEHHAAAREYGDLVHDAPAIDPQTPIEEVERMFLSDASLRCLIVVDGARQPIGMVMRERFHERMSKRFSPALYHEKPVSRLMDRDMACAEWGTDPVQLLEMAGARPEERMYDSLIMTRDREYIGVLPAKQLSELSTRVRRNAERKERAVLQSTLQAFDSIQGETGYVKKAAEEGKLHASAMMDKTLAGKTSLDHVSSSFQQVLEQVNDQAAEMEHLRQYTHAVADSIGVIRGWSDSCQMLALNASIEAARAGEYGLGFQVVAAEVRKLAMLTKAAAGQIEETLVQMIQALNEAIHTGERTREQVGMTATGVEAACGRFGQLLQAIAHNQERIAQIAACAQRVEQRAQAAHAELKRMAERD, encoded by the coding sequence ATGACTACGCCTATGTTTTCTCTCATGAACACCGGTTCCCCGATGATCGAACATCATGCCGCCGCCCGGGAGTACGGCGATTTGGTTCATGACGCACCGGCCATTGATCCGCAGACTCCGATTGAGGAGGTAGAGCGAATGTTCCTATCCGATGCCTCGCTGCGCTGTCTTATTGTCGTGGACGGTGCCCGGCAGCCGATCGGGATGGTGATGCGGGAACGGTTCCATGAGCGGATGAGCAAGCGGTTCTCTCCGGCACTCTACCATGAGAAGCCTGTATCCCGGCTGATGGATCGGGACATGGCCTGTGCGGAATGGGGGACGGATCCGGTCCAACTGCTTGAGATGGCGGGGGCTCGTCCGGAGGAGCGGATGTATGACAGCCTCATTATGACACGCGATAGGGAGTATATCGGCGTGCTGCCCGCCAAGCAGCTGTCCGAGCTCTCTACCCGCGTGCGCCGCAATGCGGAGCGCAAGGAGAGAGCGGTATTGCAATCGACGCTCCAAGCGTTCGATTCGATTCAGGGCGAGACCGGATATGTCAAGAAGGCGGCGGAGGAAGGCAAGCTGCACGCGTCCGCGATGATGGATAAGACGCTGGCCGGCAAAACTTCACTCGACCATGTATCCTCCTCCTTTCAGCAAGTATTGGAGCAGGTGAACGATCAGGCGGCGGAAATGGAGCATCTGCGGCAATATACCCATGCCGTAGCCGATTCTATCGGCGTCATCCGCGGCTGGTCCGATTCCTGTCAGATGCTGGCGCTGAACGCGTCGATTGAAGCGGCCCGCGCCGGAGAATACGGGCTGGGCTTCCAGGTCGTGGCCGCCGAGGTGCGCAAGCTGGCGATGCTGACGAAGGCGGCTGCCGGACAGATCGAGGAGACGCTGGTCCAGATGATTCAAGCATTGAATGAGGCGATACATACGGGGGAGCGCACTCGGGAGCAGGTTGGAATGACCGCGACGGGGGTGGAGGCGGCATGCGGGCGGTTCGGGCAGCTGCTCCAGGCTATCGCGCATAATCAGGAGCGGATAGCGCAGATTGCCGCTTGCGCGCAGCGCGTGGAGCAGCGGGCGCAGGCAGCGCATGCGGAATTGAAGCGAATGGCGGAGCGGGATTGA
- a CDS encoding response regulator transcription factor codes for MSERKVLVIEDEPTLARLLSYNLTLEGYDTTVIDHGSQGLQVALHRKFDLIILDIMLPGMNGFEVLSKLRQAGIRTPVIILTARNAEEEVVQGLKRGADDYITKPFGVAELLARVGAVLRRASSDEPAAAEDTDDKVIAIGDLRIYPEKYEVTLHHELIPLRPKEFEVLLYLVQRPGMVITRDDLMNAVWGFDYIGGQRTVDVHVSSLRKKLEMNQRSVQIDSIRGVGYKLVHHKKTQH; via the coding sequence ATGTCTGAACGAAAAGTACTAGTCATCGAAGACGAACCGACATTGGCGCGGCTATTGTCATATAATCTGACCTTGGAAGGGTACGATACGACGGTGATCGACCATGGCTCCCAGGGGCTGCAGGTGGCGCTGCACCGCAAGTTCGATCTCATCATACTGGATATTATGCTGCCGGGCATGAACGGATTTGAAGTGTTGTCCAAGCTGAGACAAGCCGGCATCCGCACGCCCGTCATTATTTTGACGGCGCGCAATGCGGAGGAAGAAGTCGTGCAGGGCTTGAAGCGCGGGGCGGACGACTACATTACGAAGCCGTTCGGCGTCGCTGAGCTGCTGGCGCGCGTCGGCGCCGTCCTGCGCCGCGCATCGAGCGACGAGCCGGCCGCGGCGGAGGACACGGACGACAAAGTCATTGCGATAGGCGATCTTCGCATTTATCCGGAGAAGTATGAAGTGACGCTGCATCATGAGCTGATCCCGCTGCGGCCGAAGGAGTTCGAAGTGTTGCTCTATCTTGTCCAGCGCCCGGGCATGGTCATTACCCGCGACGACCTGATGAACGCGGTATGGGGCTTCGACTACATCGGCGGACAGCGGACGGTCGATGTTCATGTCAGCTCCCTGCGCAAGAAGCTGGAGATGAACCAGCGCTCCGTCCAGATCGACTCGATTCGGGGCGTCGGCTACAAATTGGTCCATCATAAGAAGACCCAGCACTAA
- the pnpS gene encoding two-component system histidine kinase PnpS, producing MSRFRTRLTLIFVLLIGISVTAAGIYMASTFKHNHIRQLEENMSREIMLIEQTLAWVKPGSLDDMMAYYSGWARKLHDSADARVTFILADGTVVGDSDHKAAEMDNHLSREEIVKAGREGIGSNIRYSETLGQNMLYVASPVSTVNFDGYIRLAMSLEHVESSVRALWAYLALGLAALFVIAGIVSYRIAFNLTRPIENMTRVAMRIAQMDYQARAQAAGKDEIGQLGTAINAMAESLQVQMSQIRENESRLQTVMEHMINAIVMVDAEGKVALLNRKAEQILGIRSREWIGRPFSDVRAPYEMQQMMAEVEEKKLLRHEELTIYYPEERLLDVTVVPVYFTDQEWAGILLVLQDVSEIRRLERMRTEFVANVSHELKTPIAAVKGFAETLLNGAMHDPEIAKSFLQIIQEESERLNRLIGDILELSKIEAKRAVLQFSPVELGTFLEQTVEMLRKEAASKRIDVRLDTEPDLYVEADEDRLRQIMLNLLSNAINYTPEGGQVKIGAVALHDPDQVERIRLTIADTGIGIPKKDLPRIFERFYRVDKARSRISGGTGLGLSIVKHLVDAHGGTIRVDSELGVGTTFTIELPVLQEWQPGGAEQ from the coding sequence ATGTCGCGGTTTCGCACGCGTTTGACTTTAATCTTTGTGCTGCTGATCGGGATATCCGTGACGGCAGCGGGCATTTATATGGCGTCGACCTTCAAGCACAATCATATCCGCCAGCTGGAGGAGAATATGTCCCGGGAAATCATGCTTATCGAGCAGACGCTCGCCTGGGTTAAGCCGGGCAGCCTGGATGACATGATGGCGTATTACAGCGGCTGGGCGCGCAAGCTTCATGACAGCGCGGACGCGCGCGTCACCTTTATTCTCGCTGACGGCACGGTCGTCGGCGATTCGGATCATAAGGCTGCCGAGATGGACAATCACCTGTCGCGCGAGGAGATTGTGAAGGCGGGGCGGGAAGGGATCGGCTCGAATATCCGCTACAGCGAGACGCTGGGACAAAACATGCTCTATGTCGCCAGTCCCGTGAGCACGGTCAATTTCGACGGATATATCCGTCTGGCGATGAGTCTGGAGCATGTCGAGAGCAGCGTCAGGGCACTGTGGGCGTATCTGGCGCTTGGCCTCGCGGCCCTGTTCGTTATCGCCGGGATCGTCAGCTACCGGATTGCCTTCAATCTGACGCGTCCGATCGAGAATATGACTCGCGTCGCGATGCGCATCGCCCAGATGGACTACCAGGCGAGGGCCCAGGCGGCGGGGAAGGACGAGATCGGGCAGCTGGGGACCGCCATCAATGCGATGGCGGAAAGCCTCCAGGTGCAGATGTCGCAAATCCGCGAGAACGAGAGCCGGCTGCAGACGGTCATGGAGCATATGATCAATGCGATCGTGATGGTCGATGCGGAAGGCAAGGTGGCCCTGCTGAACCGGAAGGCCGAGCAAATACTCGGTATCCGCAGCCGGGAATGGATCGGGCGCCCGTTCAGCGACGTGAGGGCTCCATATGAGATGCAGCAGATGATGGCCGAAGTCGAGGAGAAGAAGCTGCTGCGTCATGAGGAGTTGACAATTTACTACCCGGAGGAGCGTCTGCTGGATGTGACCGTCGTCCCGGTATATTTTACGGATCAGGAATGGGCGGGCATTCTGCTGGTGCTGCAGGACGTCTCGGAGATTCGGCGGCTGGAGCGGATGCGGACCGAATTCGTGGCGAATGTGTCCCATGAGCTCAAGACGCCGATCGCCGCGGTCAAGGGCTTCGCCGAGACGCTGCTGAACGGAGCGATGCATGATCCGGAGATTGCGAAGTCCTTCCTGCAGATTATTCAGGAGGAGAGCGAGCGCTTGAACCGGCTCATCGGCGATATTCTCGAATTGTCGAAGATCGAAGCGAAGCGGGCGGTGCTGCAATTTTCGCCGGTGGAGCTTGGGACCTTCCTGGAGCAGACGGTGGAGATGCTGCGCAAGGAAGCGGCCAGCAAGCGCATCGACGTCCGGCTGGATACCGAGCCGGACTTGTACGTCGAGGCGGATGAGGACCGGCTGCGCCAGATTATGCTCAACCTGCTCTCCAACGCGATTAATTATACCCCGGAGGGCGGACAGGTGAAGATAGGGGCTGTGGCGCTGCATGACCCGGATCAGGTGGAGCGGATCCGGCTGACGATCGCCGATACGGGAATCGGCATTCCGAAGAAGGATCTGCCGCGAATCTTCGAGCGCTTCTACCGGGTAGACAAGGCTCGATCCCGCATATCGGGCGGAACCGGGCTCGGGCTGTCGATCGTGAAGCATCTCGTCGATGCGCATGGCGGGACGATACGGGTGGATAGCGAGTTGGGTGTAGGCACGACGTTCACGATCGAGCTTCCCGTGCTTCAGGAGTGGCAGCCGGGCGGAGCAGAGCAATAA